From Dioscorea cayenensis subsp. rotundata cultivar TDr96_F1 chromosome 13, TDr96_F1_v2_PseudoChromosome.rev07_lg8_w22 25.fasta, whole genome shotgun sequence, the proteins below share one genomic window:
- the LOC120274831 gene encoding cycloartenol-C-24-methyltransferase 1-like encodes MSKSGALDLASGLGGKIKKQEVQSAVQQYEKYHAHFGADEETRKANYADMVNKFNDLATSFYEYGWGESFHFANRWKGESFRESIKRHEHYLALQLGLKKGMKVLDVGCGIGGPLREIARFSSTSITGVNNNEYQISRGTELNRLGGLSDSCNFVKADFMKMPFADNTFDAIYTIEATCYAPDAVACYKEIYRVLKPGQCFAAYEWGMTDNFDHNNQIHQSIKAEIELGNGLPGIRTINQCLKALKLVGFEIILEKDLAADSPVPWYEPLDTSRFSLSSFRLTLLGRFITKAMINALEFVGLAPEGSGRVSSFLEKGTEAFLAGGRMEIFTPMYFFLVRKPVSNS; translated from the exons ATGTCAAAATCTGGAGCTTTAGACCTTGCTAGTGGTTTGGGTGGGAAGATCAAGAAACAAGAAGTTCAATCTGCTGTACAACA GTATGAGAAATATCATGCCCATTTTGGAGCAGATGAAGAGACAAGAAAAGCAAACTATGCTGATATG GTGAATAAATTCAATGACCTTGCTACCAGTTTCTATGAATATGGTTGGGGAGAGTCTTTTCATTTTGCAAATAG ATGGAAAGGAGAGTCCTTCCGTGAGAGCATCAAACGACATGAGCACTATCTTGCACTGCAGTTAGGGTTGAAAAAAGGAATGAAG GTTTTGGATGTGGGGTGCGGAATTGGTGGACCATTGCGAGAAATTGCAAGATTTAG CTCAACATCCATTACTGGCGTGAACAACAATGAATACCAAATCTCAAGAGGAACT GAATTGAATCGTTTAGGAGGATTGAGTGATTCATGTAATTTTGTTAAG GCTGATTTCATGAAGATGCCATTTGCAGACAATACTTTTGATGCTATATATACCATCGAAGCAACATGTTATGCACCCGATGCG GTTGCATGCTATAAGGAGATTTACAGAGTCCTAAAACCCGGACAATGTTTTGCTGCTTATGAATGGGGCATGACTGATAATTTTGATCATAACAACCAAATCCATCAGAGCATAAAAGCTGAAATTGAGCTTGGTAATGGGCTCCCTGGTATAAGAACAATAAATCAATGCCTTAAGGCTTTGAAACTTGTTGGTTTTGAG attATATTAGAAAAGGATCTTGCAGCAGATTCCCCTGTTCCTTGGTATGAGCCTCTTGATACTAGTCGGTTCTCCTTAAGCAGCTTTCGCTTAACTTTATTAGGACGGTTCATCACCAAAGCAATg ATCAATGCCCTGGAGTTTGTGGGTCTTGCTCCTGAAGGAAGTGGGAGAGTCTCATCCTTCTTAGAGAAGGGCACTGAAGCCTTTCTGGCAGGTGGAAG AATGGAGATTTTCACACCAATGTATTTCTTTTTGGTGCGGAAGCCTGTTTCAAATTCTTGA
- the LOC120274648 gene encoding uncharacterized protein LOC120274648 has product MEKAFIVMKCIEEEKLMFGVYMLKGLVNHWYAPKLVDDDQSRAWHFEGGLHEHIHRGLVALHLTSYTEIDLRSGYHQLKINPEDVSKSAFHTCYGHYEFLVMPFRVDKYPDGFYGFDELNLPAFAWIGSWVAFLGHVITKDGISVDPKKIEVIVEWKRPTGLTEIRSFLGLAGYYKRTNNGFDNVLVVVDKLTKFAHFLAIKTEEFAQGFGDQVDFQYSISPINRWAVWRMIQILEDMLRPCMLDFGGSWDRHLSLIEFAYNNSYHVSIQMALNEALYGRRCILHIYWDDVGERRLLGLKIVQLTLENVRLIRDQL; this is encoded by the exons ATGGAGAAGGCGTTCATAGTGATGAAGTgtatagaagaagaaaagctcATGTTTGGGGTGTACATGCTCAAGGGTTTGGTGAACCATTG GTATGCTCCAAAGTTGGTAGATGATGATCAGAGCAGGGCCTGGCACTTTGAGGGAGGCTTACATGAACATATTCATAGGGGGTTGGTTGCCTTGCACCTGACCAGTTATACAGAG attgATCTTCGATCAGGATACCACCAGTTGAAGATTAACCCAGAAGATGTGTCTAAATCTGCATTTCACACTTGTTATGGGCATTACGAGTTTCTTGTGATGCCTTTTCGGGTTGATAAATACCCTGAcggcttttatggatttgatgaattGAACCTTCCAGCTTTTGCTTGGATAGGTTCATG GGTAGCTTTCCTTGGTCATGTGATAACCAAGGATGGGATTTCTGTTGATCCAAAGAAGATAGAGGTAATTGTTGAGTGGAAGAGGCCTACTGGTCTGACAGAGATTCGTAGTTTTCTGGGACTAGCTGGTTATTACAAACG AACCAACAATGGTTTTGACAATGTGTTGGTTGTGGTTGACAAATTGACCAAGTTTGCACATTTCTTAGCTATCAAGACTG AGGAGTTTGCACAAGGCTTTGGGGACCAAGTTGACTTTCAATATAGCATTTCACCCATAAACAGATGGGCAGTCTGGAGGATGATTCAGATTCTGGAGGATATGCTTCGCCCTTGCATGCTTGACTTTGGCGGTTCTTGGGATCGACACTTGTCTCTGATAGAGTTTGCTTATAACAATAGCTATCATGTAAGTATTCAGATGGCTCTCAATGAGGCTTTATATGGTAGGAGATGCATATTACATATTTATTGGGATGATGTGGGAGAGAGAAGGTTGTTAGGGCTGAAGATTGTGCAGTTGACATTGGAAAATGTCCGTTTGATCAGAGATCAACTGTGA
- the LOC120274646 gene encoding uncharacterized protein LOC120274646: protein MIEHVLEQKKLVPTEETPQRSKVRFVKEIMVKPLPKKFKMPQLTTYSGKGDPYDHMQNYEAVMLLHGWEDAIMCRAFPLTLTEHAHIWFNNMKEGSISNFNQLRKEFIDAFLINARRKKDASYLLTIKQEEKESMKDYVERFRATTLEVQDLQAIVAISGMLQGTRSRDFQKSLSLDQPLTLRDLFSQANKFILSEDVMRHINAGNRDKKRKDRDETNDEGRKTGRGNEHRQVPKLKFENFTPLSQPRSTILASIEGSGLLIFPPKVNKTMGKFIDAYCRFHKTHGHSTDRCRELMNEIKSLVRRGKLNRFGY from the coding sequence atgattgaacaTGTACTGGAACAAAAGAAGTTGGTTCCTACTGAGGAAACACCACAGAGAAGTAAGGTACGTTTTGTCAAGGAAATCATGGTAAAGCCACTACCCAAAAAGTTCAAGATGCCACAACTAACAACTTATTCTGGAAAGGGCGACCCTTATGACCATATGCAAAACTATGAGGCGGTGATGCTTCTTCATGGATGGGAGGATGCAATCATGTGCAGAGCATTTCCGCTTACTTTAACAGAGCACGCACATATATGGTTTAATAATATGAAGGAAGGatcaatttcaaacttcaatcagttgaggaaAGAATTTATAGATGCATTCCTCATTAATGCTAGAAGAAAGAAAGACGCTTCGTATCTTCTGACCattaaacaagaagagaaagagagcatGAAAGACTATGTTGAAAGATTTCGTGCCACTACCTTAGAAGTACAGGATCTTCAAGCCATAGTGGCAATATCAGGAATGCTTCAAGGGACAAGgtcaagagattttcaaaaatccctTTCCCTAGATCAGCCCCTCACATTGAGAGATCTGTTCAGTCAAGCTAATAAGTTTATCCTTTCAGAGGATGTTATGAGGCACATCAATGCTGGAAAcagagataagaaaagaaaagatagagatgAAACAAATGATGAAGGGAGAAAGACTGGAAGAGGAAATGAACACAGACAAGTtccaaaactcaaatttgagaACTTTACACCATTGAGCCAACCACGTTCTACCATCCTGGCAAGTATAGAAGGATCTGGGCTCCTTATCTTTCCTCCTAAGGTAAACAAGACAATGGGCAAATTTATAGATGCATACTGCAGGTTTCACAAAACCCATGGACACTCAACTGATAGATGCAGAGAACTGATGAATGAGATTAAATCTCTAGTGCGCCGAGGAAAGCTTAATAGATTTGGCTACTAA